In Mycobacteriales bacterium, a single window of DNA contains:
- a CDS encoding DUF6458 family protein has translation MKIGASLFVFAVGAILTFAVDWSPSGIDLATVGVILMIVGGVLFLLSLIILATRANRGEPLEPGGIVEERRIYSDDELP, from the coding sequence GTGAAGATCGGTGCAAGCCTGTTCGTGTTCGCCGTAGGGGCGATCCTCACGTTCGCGGTCGACTGGTCGCCGAGCGGGATCGACCTGGCGACCGTCGGCGTCATTCTCATGATCGTCGGCGGCGTCCTGTTCCTGCTCTCGCTGATCATCCTGGCGACCCGCGCCAACCGGGGTGAGCCGCTGGAGCCCGGCGGAATCGTGGAGGAGCGGCGGATCTACTCCGACGACGAGCTTCCCTAA
- the guaA gene encoding glutamine-hydrolyzing GMP synthase — MTVDPTADLVLVVDYGAQYAQLIARRVREAKVYSEIVPHDTPVAEILARRPKAVILSGGPSSVYAPGAPQAPTELVHAGVPTLGICYGFQAMAQALGGTVARTGRSEFGRTPLSVSGAGGVLSFAPGPVWMSHGDAVSAAPPGFAVTASTPDSPVAAFEDPARGLYGVQFHPEVLHTAGGQAILERFLYDGAGCRPLWTEANIVEEQVTAIRAQVGGKRVICGLSGGVDSAVAAALVQRAVGDQLTCVFVDHGLLRLGEAAQVEDDFVAATGVRLHVVDAASRFLEALAGVSDPEQKRKIVGREFIRAFEGAARAIASSDGVEFLVQGTLYPDVVESGGGSGAATIKSHHNVGGLPDDLQFSLVEPLRTLFKDEVRRVGLQLGLPAEIVWRQPFPGPGLAIRIVGSVTADRLSVLRSADAIARAELSAAGLDREIWQCPVVLLADVRSVGVQGDGRTYGHPVVLRPVSSEDAMTADWTRVPYEVLERISTRITNEVREVNRVVLDVTSKPPGTIEWE, encoded by the coding sequence GTGACGGTTGACCCCACCGCCGACCTCGTCCTCGTCGTCGACTACGGCGCGCAGTATGCGCAGCTCATCGCCCGCAGAGTGCGCGAGGCGAAGGTCTACTCGGAGATCGTGCCGCACGACACCCCGGTGGCCGAGATCCTGGCCCGCCGGCCGAAGGCGGTGATCCTCTCCGGCGGCCCCTCCTCGGTGTACGCGCCGGGCGCGCCGCAGGCCCCGACCGAGCTCGTGCACGCGGGCGTACCGACCCTCGGGATCTGTTACGGCTTCCAGGCGATGGCCCAGGCCCTCGGCGGGACCGTCGCGCGGACCGGCCGGTCGGAGTTCGGGCGTACGCCGCTGTCGGTCTCCGGCGCCGGCGGGGTGCTGTCGTTCGCGCCGGGCCCGGTCTGGATGTCGCACGGGGACGCGGTCTCGGCCGCGCCCCCCGGGTTCGCGGTGACGGCGTCCACTCCGGACAGTCCGGTGGCCGCGTTCGAGGACCCGGCCCGCGGGCTCTACGGCGTCCAGTTCCACCCCGAGGTGCTGCACACCGCGGGCGGGCAGGCGATCCTGGAACGGTTCCTCTACGACGGGGCCGGCTGCCGTCCACTGTGGACCGAGGCCAACATCGTCGAGGAGCAGGTCACGGCGATCCGGGCCCAGGTCGGCGGCAAGCGGGTCATCTGCGGGCTCTCCGGCGGGGTCGACTCCGCGGTCGCGGCGGCGCTCGTGCAGCGTGCGGTCGGGGACCAGCTCACCTGCGTGTTCGTCGACCACGGGCTGCTGCGGCTGGGCGAGGCGGCCCAGGTCGAGGACGACTTCGTGGCCGCGACCGGCGTCCGGCTGCACGTCGTGGACGCTGCGTCCCGATTCCTCGAGGCGCTGGCCGGGGTGTCCGACCCGGAGCAGAAGCGGAAGATCGTCGGCCGCGAGTTCATCCGGGCGTTCGAGGGGGCGGCGCGGGCGATCGCCTCGTCCGACGGCGTCGAGTTCCTCGTGCAGGGGACGTTGTATCCGGACGTGGTCGAGTCCGGCGGCGGGTCCGGTGCGGCGACGATCAAGTCCCACCACAACGTCGGCGGGCTGCCCGACGACCTCCAGTTCTCGCTGGTCGAGCCGCTGCGGACGCTGTTCAAGGACGAGGTCCGCCGGGTCGGGCTGCAGCTCGGCCTGCCGGCGGAGATCGTCTGGCGGCAGCCGTTCCCCGGGCCGGGGCTGGCGATCCGGATCGTCGGCTCGGTGACCGCGGACCGGCTGTCGGTGCTGCGCTCGGCCGACGCGATCGCCCGGGCCGAGCTGAGCGCGGCCGGGCTGGACCGCGAGATCTGGCAGTGCCCGGTGGTGCTGCTGGCCGACGTCCGGTCCGTGGGTGTGCAGGGCGACGGGCGGACGTACGGGCATCCGGTCGTGCTGCGGCCGGTCTCCTCCGAGGACGCGATGACCGCGGACTGGACGCGGGTGCCGTACGAGGTCCTGGAGCGGATCTCGACCCGGATCACCAACGAGGTGCGCGAGGTCAACCGCGTCGTGCTCGACGTGACTTCCAAGCCGCCGGGCACGATCGAGTGGGAGTGA